The Vicia villosa cultivar HV-30 ecotype Madison, WI linkage group LG1, Vvil1.0, whole genome shotgun sequence genome includes a region encoding these proteins:
- the LOC131600032 gene encoding sucrose transport protein SUC8-like, producing MESNIAPDRVYVLHVEAQPKPSPLRKMVAVASIAAGIQFGWALQLSLLTPYIQLLGVPHKWAANIWLCGPISGLIVQPIVGYYSDRCRSRFGRRRPFIFFGALAVAIAIILIGFAADFGRNLGDDISKKTRPRAVVIFVIGFWILDVANNMLQGPCRAFLGDLANGDHRRMRTGNALFSFFMAVGNVLGYAAGSYSKLHNIFPFAETKACDVFCANLKTCFFFSIILLVGVSAFALIYVKDTPIESTQTKSQSESEDDKTDSCFGELVGAFSGLEKKMWMLMLVTAINWVAWFPFFLFNTDWMGREVYGGESGEKAFDTGVRAGALGLMINAVVLAAMSLAVEPLSRLVGGAKRLWGIVNIILALGMVMTVIISKAAEHERRVSSGDTPSAGIKAAAFVFYALLGIPMAINFSVPFALASIYSTSSGAGQGLSLGVLNISIVIPQMIVAPLSGPWDSLFGGGNLPSFIVSAVAAVISSILAVVLLPTPKPADVAKASSATPGGFH from the exons ATGGAGTCAAATATTGCCCCCGACAGGGTTTACGTCCTTCACGTTGAAGCCCAACCCAAACCAAGCCCCCTCCGTAAAATGGTAGCAGTCGCCTCCATCGCTGCCGGGATACAATTCGGCTGGGCTCTCCAGCTCTCCTTACTCACACCCTACATCCAGCTCCTCGGAGTCCCTCACAAGTGGGCAGCCAACATCTGGCTCTGCGGTCCCATCTCCGGCTTGATAGTCCAGCCTATCGTGGGATACTACAGCGACAGATGCCGTTCCCGCTTCGGTCGCCGTCGTCCTTTCATATTCTTCGGTGCATTAGCAGTCGCTATTGCCATCATCCTCATCGGCTTCGCGGCGGATTTCGGCCGCAATTTAGGCGACGATATAAGTAAGAAAACCCGTCCGCGTGCTGTTGTTATCTTTGTGATAGGGTTTTGGATACTCGATGTTGCTAATAACATGCTTCAAGGACCTTGCCGTGCTTTCCTCGGTGACCTAGCTAACGGTGATCACCGTCGAATGAGAACCGGTAATGCGTTGTTTTCATTCTTCATGGCCGTTGGTAACGTTCTAGGTTACGCTGCTGGCTCTTACAGTAAACTCCATAATATTTTCCCTTTCGCCGAAACCAAAGCTTGTGACGTTTTTTGTGCGAATCTCAAAACCTGTTTCTTCTTCTCTATTATCCTCCTCGTCGGAGTTTCTGCATTTGCTCTTATCTACGTAAAAGACACTCCAATAGAATCAACGCAAACCAAATCACAATCAGAGTCCGAAGATGATAAAACCGATTCTTGCTTTGGCGAATTAGTAGGTGCTTTCAGTGGCCTTGAGAAGAAGATGTGGATGTTAATGTTGGTAACCGCTATAAACTGGGTTGCATGGTTCCCTTTCTTCTTGTTCAACACCGATTGGATGGGCCGTGAAGTGTACGGTGGCGAGAGCGGTGAAAAAGCTTTCGACACCGGTGTGCGTGCCGGTGCGTTGGGACTCATGATTAATGCGGTTGTGTTGGCTGCAATGTCTTTGGCGGTTGAACCGTTGAGCCGTTTGGTTGGTGGTGCTAAGAGGTTATGGGGAATCGTTAATATTATTCTCGCTCTTGGGATGGTTATGACGGTTATTATTAGCAAAGCGGCGGAGCATGAACGCCGTGTCAGTAGCGGAGACACGCCGTCTGCCGGTATTAAAGCTGCCGCATTTGTTTTCTACGCCCTCCTTGGAATCCCTATGGCG ATTAATTTTAGTGTCCCGTTTGCTTTAGCATCTATTTACTCAACCTCATCAGGAGCAGGGCAAG GTTTATCTCTTGGAGTTCTCAATATTTCAATTGTGATTCCACAG ATGATAGTGGCACCGTTAAGTGGACCATGGGATTCTTTGTTTGGCGGCGGAAACTTGCCATCATTTATTGTCAGTGCAGTTGCGGCGGTCATCAGTAGTATTTTGGCAGTTGTCCTTCTACCTACACCAAAACCAGCGGATGTTGCCAAGGCTTCAAGCGCCACACCCGGTGGTTTTCATTAA